In one Magallana gigas chromosome 9, xbMagGiga1.1, whole genome shotgun sequence genomic region, the following are encoded:
- the LOC117691264 gene encoding cholecystokinin receptor type A, whose product MNYTAEDLNQEIKEYLYYNTGILSLYLFLGITGNVSVLFIYTCRMKKTEERYFIPILAITDILACLAGVILGIVSNFYRANYVLDTFCKVGYFFTWATTSASGFMIMLIALNRHLRICRPTNAQLTPVRKTRAVVVMITISIVMSLPMMYFLGSRDVPYTYKGDSINATLCTLRFTDGTLNILQNAYFFFQIVLALMNMIVTCGLYIPVGVTIYRRFKIFNQNMKNRGGSSFFSSGSTNHSSVNPAHKVHGKVCCNVPQHEISVISYASTGAGENEMCPKCATSTQPSAAERKAASLNRRKVYRRKKATHNFTLMFATIIIVYILAYVPTLILFMLPGSDPANFWFSRSGVELNVLVFFQRAFVINNIVNPFIYSYFDLAFRNQLFHFLSCGRIEA is encoded by the coding sequence ATGAATTACACCGCGGAGGATTTAAATCAAGAGATTAAGGAATACCTGTATTACAACACTGGGATTCTCTCCCTCTACCTGTTTCTCGGAATTACGGGAAATGtcagtgttttatttatttacacgtGTAGAATGAAAAAGACAGAGGAGCGCTATTTTATTCCGATTCTCGCCATTACGGACATTTTAGCCTGTTTAGCCGGAGTCATTCTCGGCATCGTTTCGAATTTTTACCGAGCGAACTATGTTTTGGACACATTCTGTAAAGTGGGATACTTTTTCACCTGGGCAACGACTTCCGCTTCCGGTTTTATGATCATGTTAATTGCGCTCAATCGCCATCTTAGGATATGTCGCCCTACAAATGCACAGCTAACTCCAGTCAGGAAAACACGAGCCGTGGTTGTCATGATAACAATCTCCATAGTGATGTCCCTTCCAATGATGTATTTTCTGGGTAGCAGAGACGTTCCTTATACGTACAAGGGGGATTCTATCAATGCTACTCTTTGCACTCTCAGGTTCACTGACGGAACTTTGAACATATTACAAaacgcatattttttttttcaaatagtcCTTGCTTTAATGAACATGATTGTAACTTGTGGATTGTATATTCCCGTTGGTGTTACAATCTATCgaagattcaaaatatttaaccaGAATATGAAGAATAGAGGTGGATCAAGTTTCTTCTCCTCAGGGTCTACGAATCATTCCAGCGTTAATCCGGCTCATAAGGTCCATGGAAAGGTATGTTGCAACGTTCCGCAGCACGAGATTTCAGTGATCTCGTACGCTTCGACAGGTGCGGGGGAGAACGAGATGTGCCCGAAATGTGCGACAAGTACGCAGCCGTCCGCAGCCGAACGAAAAGCCGCCTCTCTCAACCGCCGAAAAGTTTATAGACGGAAAAAAGCTACGCATAACTTTACGCTCATGTTTGCAACGATTATAATAGTGTATATCCTGGCTTACGTACCCACACTGATTCTTTTTATGTTACCCGGAAGTGATCCAGCTAATTTCTGGTTTTCAAGAAGTGGAGTGGAACTCAATGTTTTAGTCTTTTTTCAGAGAGCTTTCGTCATTAACAATATAGTTAATCCATTTATTTACAGCTATTTTGACTTAGCCTTTCGAAAtcaactttttcattttttaagttgTGGAAGAATAGAAGCTTAA